In a genomic window of Balaenoptera ricei isolate mBalRic1 chromosome 3, mBalRic1.hap2, whole genome shotgun sequence:
- the DOT1L gene encoding histone-lysine N-methyltransferase, H3 lysine-79 specific isoform X11, with amino-acid sequence MVWKKACRIHTVWGPADESPSCPGAACPSAPHSASLSPAFRRRGSSGLAPGSWTLWPLSLLLLPRVSASASSARLERGDFLSEEWRERIANTSVIFVNNFAFGPEVDHQLKERFANMKEGGRIVSSKPFAPLNFRINSRNLSDIGTIMRVVELSPLKGSVSWTGKPVSYYLHTIDRTILENYFSSLKNPKLREEQEAARRRQQRENKSNTTTPTKVPESKAAMPADTPMDSGAEEEKAGATAVKKPSPSKARKKKLNKKGRKMAGRKRGRPKKMSTANPERKPKKTQSALDLLHAQTVSRAASPSPQGAPYQLPPSTQRRPPEQLLLAPAPPALHRLLESFKIQYLQFLAYTKTPQYKANLQQLLDQEKEKNARLVGAVQQLFGHCQAQKEEVKRLFQQKLDELGVKALTYNDLIQAQKEISAHNQQLREQTEQLEKGNRELRSQSLRLLQARCEELKLDWPTLSLEGLLKEKQALKSQISEKQRHCLELQISIVELEKSQRQQELLQLKSCVPPDDALSLHVRGKGGLGREQEAEPGRPHLELDCARFSLPHLSNMSPELSMNGHAAGYELCGALSRPSPKQNTPQYLASPLDQEVVPCTPNHSGRPRLEKLSGLALPDYTRLSPAKLVLRRHLSQDHTANSRATASELHPRAEHAKENGLPYQSPGIANGIKLSPQDPRPSSPAALQMTGEKGSEKREQAGPVVCLQGWKERSYASSGEAITSLPVSIPLSTVQPSKLPVSIPLASVVLPSRAEKVRSTPSPVPQAREPSSTLEKQMGAGAHGSGGSAAGSRSLALAPAGFAYAGSVAISGALAGSPAPLVSGAEPPALDESSSSGSLFATVGSRSSTPQHPSLLAQPRNCGSASPAPQLCASPRLGAQGPLPDASKGDLPSEAGFSDPESEAKRRIVFTISAGSSSAKQSPSSKHSPLSSGARGDGGQSHGQDSRKRGRRKRAAAGTPGLSSGVSPKRRALPSVAGLFTQSSGSPLNLNSMVSNINQPLEITAISSPESSLKSSPVPYQDNDQPPVLKKEKPLSQTNGAHYSPLTSDEEQGSEDEPGSARIERKIATISLESKSPPKTLENGGGLAGRKVPASEPVNSSKWKSTFSPISDLGLAKAADSPLQAASALSHNSLFAFRPGLEEPGAADAKLAAHPRKSFPGALPGAGGLSPSSHPASGFALGGGLAADLSLHSFSDGASLSHKAPEAAGLGAPLSFPGPRGKEGGAAEPGPFVNKRQLDGLAPKGEGGPPVCGPADKASATHGKAGKGRDREPDVKNGHNLFMAAAAAAAAAAAAPPGGLLSGPGLAPAASSAGGTAPSAQTHRPFLGAFAPGPQFALGPMSLQANLGPSVLQSLFSSVPAAGLVHVSTAATRLTNSHAMGSFSSGVAGGAVGGAFNHAVPPASAHPFGASFGSGAACRSATLSLTPLQAVASTPASSFQAPSPAEPRPPPPPPHLGRPPLGQPALHAPPPPNAALPPPPALLPANSEPVLLQNLASLPANQAFLPASSAASVPPANASLSIKLASLPHKVSRPSFTVHHPPLPGLALAQAAPVIPQASSTGPPAVWVSLGMPPPYAARLAGVKPR; translated from the exons GTGGCAGAATTGTGTCCTCGAAGCCCTTTGCACCTCTGAACTTCAGAATAAACAGTAGAAACTTGAGTG ACATCGGCACCATCATGCGCGTCGTGGAGCTGTCGCCGCTAAAAGGCTCGGTGTCGTGGACGGGGAAGCCGGTGTCTTACTACCTGCACACCATCGACCGCACCATA cTTGAAAACTATTTTTCTAGTCTGAAAAATCCAAAACTCAGG GAGGAACAAGAGGCAGCTCGGCGCCGGCAGCAGCGGGAGAACAAGAGCAACACGACCACCCCCACCAAGGTGCCCGAGAGCAAGGCGGCCATGCCCGCCGACACCCCCATG GACTCTGGTGCTGAGGAAGAGAAAGCCGGGGCGACCGCTGTCAAGAAGCCGTCTCCCTCCAAGGCCCGGAAGAAGAAGCTGAACAAGAAGGGCCGGAAGATGGCTGGCCGGAAGCGCGGACGTCCCAAGAAGATGAGCACCGCCAACCCCGAGCGCAAGCCCAAGAAGACCCAGAGCGCACTGGACCTGCTGCACGCCCAGACCGTGTCGCGGGCGGCGTCACCCTCGCCGCAGG GCGCCCCCTACCAGCTACCTCCCAGCACGCAGCGGCGCCCCCCTGAGCAGCTGCTGCTGGCGCCTGCCCCGCCCGCCCTGCACAGGCTGCTAG AATCCTTCAAGATTCAGTACCTACAGTTCCTGGCATACACAAAGACCCCTCAGTACAAGGCCAACCTGCAGCAGCTGCTGGACCAGGAGAAG GAGAAGAACGCCCGGTTGGTGGGCGCCGTGCAGCAGCTGTTCGGCCACTGCCAAGCTCAGAAGGAGGAGGTCAAGAGGCTTTTCCAGCAGAAACTGGATGAG CTGGGAGTGAAGGCGCTGACCTACAACGACCTGATCCAAGCGCAGAAGGAGATCTCGGCTCACAACCAGCAGCTGAGGGAGCAGACGGAGCAGCTGGAAAAGGGCAACCGGGAGCTGAGGAGCCAGAGCCTGCGGCTg CTCCAGGCACGGTGCGAGGAGCTGAAGCTGGACTGGCCCACGCTGTCCCTGGAGGGCCTGCTGAAGGAGAAGCAGGCCCTGAAGAGCCAGATCTCGGAGAAGCAGAGGCACTGCCTGGAGCTGCAG ATCAGCATCGTGGAGCTGGAGAAGAGCCAGCGGCAGCAGGAGCTCCTGCAGCTCAAGTCCTGCGTGCCGCCCGACGACGCCTTGTCCCTGCACGTGCGCGGGAAGGGTGGCCTGGGCCGAGAGCAGGAGGCTGAGCCCGGCCGGCCACACCTGGAGCTGGACTGCGCCAGGTTCTCCCTGCCCCACTTGAGCAACATGAGCCCAGAGCTGTCCATGAACGGCCACGCGGCCGGCTACGAGCTCTGCGGCGCGCTGAGCCGGCCCTCGCCCAAGCAGAACACCCCCCAGTACCTGGCCTCCCCCCTGGACCAGGAGGTCGTGCCCTGCACCCCGAACCACAGTGGCCGGCCGAGGCTCGAGAAGTTGTCCGGCCTGGCCCTGCCCGACTACACCAGGCTCTCCCCTGCCAAGCTGGTGCTGCGGCGCCACCTGAGCCAGGACCACACAGCCAACAGCAGGGCGACCGCCAGCGAGCTGCACCCACG AGCTGAGCATGCCAAGGAGAACGGCCTCCCGTACCAGAGCCCCGGCATCGCCAATGGCATCAAACTGAGCCCGCAGGACCCTCGGCCCTCGTCCCCTGCGGCCTTGCAGATGACGGGAGAGAAGGGCAGTGAGAAG CGGGAGCAGGCCGGCCCGGTGGTGTGTCTGCAGGGTTGGAAGGAGCGCTCCTACGCCAGCAGCGGGGAGGCCATCACCAGCCTGCCCGTCAGCATCCCGCTCAGCACCGTGCAGCCCAGCAAGCTGCCAGTCAGCATCCCTCTGGCCAGCGTGGTGCTGCCCAGCCGCGCCGAGAAGGTG AGAAGCACCCCCAGCCCCGTGCCGCAGGCCCGAGAGCCCTCGTCCACGCTGGAGAAGCAGATGGGTGCTGGCGCCCACGGCTCCGGGGGCAGCGCTGCTGGGAGCAGAAGCCTCGCCCTGGCCCCCGCGG GCTTCGCCTACGCCGGCTCGGTGGCCATCAGCGGGGCCCTGGCAGGCAGCCCGGCACCACTCGTCTCTGGAGCCGAGCCCCCCGCCCTGGATGAGTCCTCCAGCTCCGGAAGCCTCTTCGCCACTGTGGGGTCCCGCAGCTCCACCCCTCAGCACCCCTCCCTGCTGGCGCAGCCCCGCAACTGCGGCTCGGCCTCGCCCGCCCCCCAGCTCTGCGCCAGTCCCCGGCTCGGCGCCCAGGGCCCGCTCCCCGACGCCAGCAAAGGAGACCTGCCCTCTGAGGCCGGCTTCTCGGATCCCGAGAGTGAAGCCAAGAGAAGGATCGTCTTCACCATCTCGGCCGGCTCCAGCAGCGCCAAGCAGTCGCCTTCCAGCAAGCACAGCCCTCTGTCCTCGGGCGCCCGCGGTGACGGCGGCCAGAGCCACGGGCAGGACAGCCGCaagaggggcaggaggaagcGGGCCGCGGCCGGGACCCCCGGCCTCAGCTCGGGCGTGTCCCCCAAGCGCCGGGCCCTGCCGTCCGTCGCCGGCCTCTTCACCCAGTCTTCAGGGTCCCCCCTGAACCTCAACTCCATG GTCAGCAACATCAACCAGCCCTTGGAAATCACGGCCATCTCATCCCCTGAGAGCTCCCTGAAGAGCTCGCCTGTCCCTTACCAGGACAACGACCAGCCGCCCGTGCTCAAGAAGGAGAAGCCCCTGAGCCAGACCAACGGGGCCCACTATTCCCCGCTGACCTCGGATGAGGAGCAGGGCTCTGAGGACGAGCCTGGCAGTGCCAG aattgaaagaaaaattgcaACAATCTCCTTAGAAAGCAAATCTCCTCCGAAAACCTTGGAAAATG GTGGCGGCCTGGCGGGAAGGAAGGTGCCGGCCAGTGAGCCGGTCAACAGCAGCAAGTGGAAGTCCACCTTCTCGCCCATCTCCGACCTCGGCCTGGCCAAGGCAGCCGACAGCCCGCTGCAGGCCGCCTCCGCTCTGAGCCACAACTCCCTGTTCGCTTTCCGGCCCGGCCTGGAGGAACCTGGCGCGGCTGACGCCAAGCTGGCTGCCCACCCCAGGAAGAGCTTCCCAGGCGCGCTGCCGGGAGCGGGCGGGCTGAGCCCCAGCAGCCATCCCGCCAGCGGCTTCGCCCTGGGCGGGGGCCTGGCAGCCGACCTCAGTTTACACAGCTTCAGCGATGGTGCTTCTCTCTCCCACAAGGCCCCCGAGGCGGCCGGCCTGGGCGCCCCCCTGAGCTTTCCCGGCCCGCGGGGCAAGGAGGGCGGCGCCGCAGAGCCCGGCCCCTTCGTGAACAAGAGGCAGCTGGACGGACTGGCCCCAAAGGGCGAGGGTGGCCCGCCTGTGTGCGGGCCCGCGGACAAGGCCTCAGCGACGCACGGCAAGGCGGGCAAGGGCCGTGACCGCGAGCCCGACGTCAAGAACGGCCACAACCTCTTCATGgccgccgctgctgctgccgccgccgccgccgccgcgcccccCGGGGGCCTCCTCAGCGGCCCGGGCCTTGCCCCGGCGGCGTCCTCGGCAGGGGGCACGGCCCCGTCCGCCCAGACCCACCGCCCCTTCCTGGGCGCCTTCGCCCCCGGCCCGCAGTTCGCGCTGGGCCCCATGTCCCTGCAGGCCAACCTGGGCCCGTCCGTGCTGCAGTCCCTGTTCAGCTCCGTGCCCGCCGCCGGCCTGGTGCACGTCTCAACCGCTGCCACCAGACTGACCAACTCGCACGCCATGGGCAGCTTCTCCTCCGGGGTGGCCGGCGGTGCAGTCGGAG GTGCCTTTAACCACGCGGTGCCTCCCGCCTCCGCTCATCCGTTTGGAGCCAGTTTCGGCAGTGGGGCTGCATGTCGCAGCGCCACGCTGAGCCTAACCCCGCTGCAGGCGGTGGCCAGCACCCCGGCCTCTTCCTTTCAGGCCCCGTCCCCTGCGGAGCCGaggccgcccccgccccctccgcaCCTGGGCCGGCCCCCTCTGGGGCAGCCCGCCCTCCACGCCCCCCCCCCTCCTAACGCCGCCTTGCCTCCGCCCCCCGCGCTGCTCCCGGCTAACTCTGAGCCCGTGCTCCTGCAGAACCTCGCGTCCCTCCCAGCTAACCAAGCTTTCTTACCTGCCTCCTCTGCTGCCTCTGTGCCGCCTGCTAACGCCTCTCTGTCCATCAAGCTCGCCTCACTTCCGCACAAGGTGTCCCGCCCCTCCTTCACGGTGCACCACCCGCCCCTGCCCGGGCTGGCCCTGGCCCAGGCCGCGCCCGTGATCCCGCAGGCCAGCTCCACGGGGCCGCCCGCCGTGTGGGTTTCCCTTGGCATGCCACCTCCGTATGCCGCGCGCCTTGCGGGGGTTAAGCCGCGATAA
- the DOT1L gene encoding histone-lysine N-methyltransferase, H3 lysine-79 specific isoform X13, producing MQCGAQRMSPPAVPVLPAPLPLTQHRSARPFDAEVPQLERGDFLSEEWRERIANTSVIFVNNFAFGPEVDHQLKERFANMKEGGRIVSSKPFAPLNFRINSRNLSDIGTIMRVVELSPLKGSVSWTGKPVSYYLHTIDRTILENYFSSLKNPKLREEQEAARRRQQRENKSNTTTPTKVPESKAAMPADTPMDSGAEEEKAGATAVKKPSPSKARKKKLNKKGRKMAGRKRGRPKKMSTANPERKPKKTQSALDLLHAQTVSRAASPSPQGAPYQLPPSTQRRPPEQLLLAPAPPALHRLLESFKIQYLQFLAYTKTPQYKANLQQLLDQEKEKNARLVGAVQQLFGHCQAQKEEVKRLFQQKLDELGVKALTYNDLIQAQKEISAHNQQLREQTEQLEKGNRELRSQSLRLLQARCEELKLDWPTLSLEGLLKEKQALKSQISEKQRHCLELQISIVELEKSQRQQELLQLKSCVPPDDALSLHVRGKGGLGREQEAEPGRPHLELDCARFSLPHLSNMSPELSMNGHAAGYELCGALSRPSPKQNTPQYLASPLDQEVVPCTPNHSGRPRLEKLSGLALPDYTRLSPAKLVLRRHLSQDHTANSRATASELHPRAEHAKENGLPYQSPGIANGIKLSPQDPRPSSPAALQMTGEKGSEKREQAGPVVCLQGWKERSYASSGEAITSLPVSIPLSTVQPSKLPVSIPLASVVLPSRAEKVRSTPSPVPQAREPSSTLEKQMGAGAHGSGGSAAGSRSLALAPAGFAYAGSVAISGALAGSPAPLVSGAEPPALDESSSSGSLFATVGSRSSTPQHPSLLAQPRNCGSASPAPQLCASPRLGAQGPLPDASKGDLPSEAGFSDPESEAKRRIVFTISAGSSSAKQSPSSKHSPLSSGARGDGGQSHGQDSRKRGRRKRAAAGTPGLSSGVSPKRRALPSVAGLFTQSSGSPLNLNSMVSNINQPLEITAISSPESSLKSSPVPYQDNDQPPVLKKEKPLSQTNGAHYSPLTSDEEQGSEDEPGSARIERKIATISLESKSPPKTLENGGGLAGRKVPASEPVNSSKWKSTFSPISDLGLAKAADSPLQAASALSHNSLFAFRPGLEEPGAADAKLAAHPRKSFPGALPGAGGLSPSSHPASGFALGGGLAADLSLHSFSDGASLSHKAPEAAGLGAPLSFPGPRGKEGGAAEPGPFVNKRQLDGLAPKGEGGPPVCGPADKASATHGKAGKGRDREPDVKNGHNLFMAAAAAAAAAAAAPPGGLLSGPGLAPAASSAGGTAPSAQTHRPFLGAFAPGPQFALGPMSLQANLGPSVLQSLFSSVPAAGLVHVSTAATRLTNSHAMGSFSSGVAGGAVGGAFNHAVPPASAHPFGASFGSGAACRSATLSLTPLQAVASTPASSFQAPSPAEPRPPPPPPHLGRPPLGQPALHAPPPPNAALPPPPALLPANSEPVLLQNLASLPANQAFLPASSAASVPPANASLSIKLASLPHKVSRPSFTVHHPPLPGLALAQAAPVIPQASSTGPPAVWVSLGMPPPYAARLAGVKPR from the exons GTGGCAGAATTGTGTCCTCGAAGCCCTTTGCACCTCTGAACTTCAGAATAAACAGTAGAAACTTGAGTG ACATCGGCACCATCATGCGCGTCGTGGAGCTGTCGCCGCTAAAAGGCTCGGTGTCGTGGACGGGGAAGCCGGTGTCTTACTACCTGCACACCATCGACCGCACCATA cTTGAAAACTATTTTTCTAGTCTGAAAAATCCAAAACTCAGG GAGGAACAAGAGGCAGCTCGGCGCCGGCAGCAGCGGGAGAACAAGAGCAACACGACCACCCCCACCAAGGTGCCCGAGAGCAAGGCGGCCATGCCCGCCGACACCCCCATG GACTCTGGTGCTGAGGAAGAGAAAGCCGGGGCGACCGCTGTCAAGAAGCCGTCTCCCTCCAAGGCCCGGAAGAAGAAGCTGAACAAGAAGGGCCGGAAGATGGCTGGCCGGAAGCGCGGACGTCCCAAGAAGATGAGCACCGCCAACCCCGAGCGCAAGCCCAAGAAGACCCAGAGCGCACTGGACCTGCTGCACGCCCAGACCGTGTCGCGGGCGGCGTCACCCTCGCCGCAGG GCGCCCCCTACCAGCTACCTCCCAGCACGCAGCGGCGCCCCCCTGAGCAGCTGCTGCTGGCGCCTGCCCCGCCCGCCCTGCACAGGCTGCTAG AATCCTTCAAGATTCAGTACCTACAGTTCCTGGCATACACAAAGACCCCTCAGTACAAGGCCAACCTGCAGCAGCTGCTGGACCAGGAGAAG GAGAAGAACGCCCGGTTGGTGGGCGCCGTGCAGCAGCTGTTCGGCCACTGCCAAGCTCAGAAGGAGGAGGTCAAGAGGCTTTTCCAGCAGAAACTGGATGAG CTGGGAGTGAAGGCGCTGACCTACAACGACCTGATCCAAGCGCAGAAGGAGATCTCGGCTCACAACCAGCAGCTGAGGGAGCAGACGGAGCAGCTGGAAAAGGGCAACCGGGAGCTGAGGAGCCAGAGCCTGCGGCTg CTCCAGGCACGGTGCGAGGAGCTGAAGCTGGACTGGCCCACGCTGTCCCTGGAGGGCCTGCTGAAGGAGAAGCAGGCCCTGAAGAGCCAGATCTCGGAGAAGCAGAGGCACTGCCTGGAGCTGCAG ATCAGCATCGTGGAGCTGGAGAAGAGCCAGCGGCAGCAGGAGCTCCTGCAGCTCAAGTCCTGCGTGCCGCCCGACGACGCCTTGTCCCTGCACGTGCGCGGGAAGGGTGGCCTGGGCCGAGAGCAGGAGGCTGAGCCCGGCCGGCCACACCTGGAGCTGGACTGCGCCAGGTTCTCCCTGCCCCACTTGAGCAACATGAGCCCAGAGCTGTCCATGAACGGCCACGCGGCCGGCTACGAGCTCTGCGGCGCGCTGAGCCGGCCCTCGCCCAAGCAGAACACCCCCCAGTACCTGGCCTCCCCCCTGGACCAGGAGGTCGTGCCCTGCACCCCGAACCACAGTGGCCGGCCGAGGCTCGAGAAGTTGTCCGGCCTGGCCCTGCCCGACTACACCAGGCTCTCCCCTGCCAAGCTGGTGCTGCGGCGCCACCTGAGCCAGGACCACACAGCCAACAGCAGGGCGACCGCCAGCGAGCTGCACCCACG AGCTGAGCATGCCAAGGAGAACGGCCTCCCGTACCAGAGCCCCGGCATCGCCAATGGCATCAAACTGAGCCCGCAGGACCCTCGGCCCTCGTCCCCTGCGGCCTTGCAGATGACGGGAGAGAAGGGCAGTGAGAAG CGGGAGCAGGCCGGCCCGGTGGTGTGTCTGCAGGGTTGGAAGGAGCGCTCCTACGCCAGCAGCGGGGAGGCCATCACCAGCCTGCCCGTCAGCATCCCGCTCAGCACCGTGCAGCCCAGCAAGCTGCCAGTCAGCATCCCTCTGGCCAGCGTGGTGCTGCCCAGCCGCGCCGAGAAGGTG AGAAGCACCCCCAGCCCCGTGCCGCAGGCCCGAGAGCCCTCGTCCACGCTGGAGAAGCAGATGGGTGCTGGCGCCCACGGCTCCGGGGGCAGCGCTGCTGGGAGCAGAAGCCTCGCCCTGGCCCCCGCGG GCTTCGCCTACGCCGGCTCGGTGGCCATCAGCGGGGCCCTGGCAGGCAGCCCGGCACCACTCGTCTCTGGAGCCGAGCCCCCCGCCCTGGATGAGTCCTCCAGCTCCGGAAGCCTCTTCGCCACTGTGGGGTCCCGCAGCTCCACCCCTCAGCACCCCTCCCTGCTGGCGCAGCCCCGCAACTGCGGCTCGGCCTCGCCCGCCCCCCAGCTCTGCGCCAGTCCCCGGCTCGGCGCCCAGGGCCCGCTCCCCGACGCCAGCAAAGGAGACCTGCCCTCTGAGGCCGGCTTCTCGGATCCCGAGAGTGAAGCCAAGAGAAGGATCGTCTTCACCATCTCGGCCGGCTCCAGCAGCGCCAAGCAGTCGCCTTCCAGCAAGCACAGCCCTCTGTCCTCGGGCGCCCGCGGTGACGGCGGCCAGAGCCACGGGCAGGACAGCCGCaagaggggcaggaggaagcGGGCCGCGGCCGGGACCCCCGGCCTCAGCTCGGGCGTGTCCCCCAAGCGCCGGGCCCTGCCGTCCGTCGCCGGCCTCTTCACCCAGTCTTCAGGGTCCCCCCTGAACCTCAACTCCATG GTCAGCAACATCAACCAGCCCTTGGAAATCACGGCCATCTCATCCCCTGAGAGCTCCCTGAAGAGCTCGCCTGTCCCTTACCAGGACAACGACCAGCCGCCCGTGCTCAAGAAGGAGAAGCCCCTGAGCCAGACCAACGGGGCCCACTATTCCCCGCTGACCTCGGATGAGGAGCAGGGCTCTGAGGACGAGCCTGGCAGTGCCAG aattgaaagaaaaattgcaACAATCTCCTTAGAAAGCAAATCTCCTCCGAAAACCTTGGAAAATG GTGGCGGCCTGGCGGGAAGGAAGGTGCCGGCCAGTGAGCCGGTCAACAGCAGCAAGTGGAAGTCCACCTTCTCGCCCATCTCCGACCTCGGCCTGGCCAAGGCAGCCGACAGCCCGCTGCAGGCCGCCTCCGCTCTGAGCCACAACTCCCTGTTCGCTTTCCGGCCCGGCCTGGAGGAACCTGGCGCGGCTGACGCCAAGCTGGCTGCCCACCCCAGGAAGAGCTTCCCAGGCGCGCTGCCGGGAGCGGGCGGGCTGAGCCCCAGCAGCCATCCCGCCAGCGGCTTCGCCCTGGGCGGGGGCCTGGCAGCCGACCTCAGTTTACACAGCTTCAGCGATGGTGCTTCTCTCTCCCACAAGGCCCCCGAGGCGGCCGGCCTGGGCGCCCCCCTGAGCTTTCCCGGCCCGCGGGGCAAGGAGGGCGGCGCCGCAGAGCCCGGCCCCTTCGTGAACAAGAGGCAGCTGGACGGACTGGCCCCAAAGGGCGAGGGTGGCCCGCCTGTGTGCGGGCCCGCGGACAAGGCCTCAGCGACGCACGGCAAGGCGGGCAAGGGCCGTGACCGCGAGCCCGACGTCAAGAACGGCCACAACCTCTTCATGgccgccgctgctgctgccgccgccgccgccgccgcgcccccCGGGGGCCTCCTCAGCGGCCCGGGCCTTGCCCCGGCGGCGTCCTCGGCAGGGGGCACGGCCCCGTCCGCCCAGACCCACCGCCCCTTCCTGGGCGCCTTCGCCCCCGGCCCGCAGTTCGCGCTGGGCCCCATGTCCCTGCAGGCCAACCTGGGCCCGTCCGTGCTGCAGTCCCTGTTCAGCTCCGTGCCCGCCGCCGGCCTGGTGCACGTCTCAACCGCTGCCACCAGACTGACCAACTCGCACGCCATGGGCAGCTTCTCCTCCGGGGTGGCCGGCGGTGCAGTCGGAG GTGCCTTTAACCACGCGGTGCCTCCCGCCTCCGCTCATCCGTTTGGAGCCAGTTTCGGCAGTGGGGCTGCATGTCGCAGCGCCACGCTGAGCCTAACCCCGCTGCAGGCGGTGGCCAGCACCCCGGCCTCTTCCTTTCAGGCCCCGTCCCCTGCGGAGCCGaggccgcccccgccccctccgcaCCTGGGCCGGCCCCCTCTGGGGCAGCCCGCCCTCCACGCCCCCCCCCCTCCTAACGCCGCCTTGCCTCCGCCCCCCGCGCTGCTCCCGGCTAACTCTGAGCCCGTGCTCCTGCAGAACCTCGCGTCCCTCCCAGCTAACCAAGCTTTCTTACCTGCCTCCTCTGCTGCCTCTGTGCCGCCTGCTAACGCCTCTCTGTCCATCAAGCTCGCCTCACTTCCGCACAAGGTGTCCCGCCCCTCCTTCACGGTGCACCACCCGCCCCTGCCCGGGCTGGCCCTGGCCCAGGCCGCGCCCGTGATCCCGCAGGCCAGCTCCACGGGGCCGCCCGCCGTGTGGGTTTCCCTTGGCATGCCACCTCCGTATGCCGCGCGCCTTGCGGGGGTTAAGCCGCGATAA